In the Apteryx mantelli isolate bAptMan1 chromosome 1, bAptMan1.hap1, whole genome shotgun sequence genome, one interval contains:
- the KCNE3 gene encoding potassium voltage-gated channel subfamily E member 3, which yields MEAGNGTATWHRSLHAVLRALNQTLQGGREAGGRPGRDDNAYMYILFVMTLFAATVGSLILGYTRSRKVDKRSDPYHVYIKNRVSMI from the coding sequence ATGGAAGCGGGCAACGGCACGGCGACGTGGCACCGGAGCCTGCACGCGGTGCTGCGGGCCCTGAACCAGACGCTGCAGGGGGGGCGCgaggccggcggccgccccggccgcgacGACAACGCCTACATGTACATCCTCTTCGTCATGACGCTCTTCGCCGCCACCGTGGGCAGCCTCATCCTCGGCTACACCCGCTCGCGCAAAGTGGACAAGCGGAGCGACCCCTACCACGTCTACATCAAGAACCGTGTGTCCATGATCTGA
- the LIPT2 gene encoding octanoyl-[acyl-carrier-protein]:protein N-octanoyltransferase LIPT2, mitochondrial yields MSRAAVRVLRLGLRPYGEALRAQERCVAAARAARAGTGSSSSTGSGSSTGSSSSEAGPAAAEGLVLSEPAAPVYAWGLRGAPAAAAAARLRARGAALAAARRGGLLTFHGPGQLLAFPVLDLRRRRLPLRAYVAALERAALGLCRRLGLAAARALPPPYTGVWLGDCKLCAIGVHCGNYITSHGLALNCCTDLTWFEHIVPCGLEGKGVTSLSRELGRHVAVADVLEPFLDSFQEVFDCTLVFAEEPAL; encoded by the exons ATGTCGCGGGCGGCGGTGCGGGTGCTGCGCCTGGGGCTGCGGCCCTACGGCGAGGCGCTGCGGGCGCAGGAGCGCTgcgtggcggcggcgcgggcggcgcgggccggcaccgggagcagcagcagcaccgggAGCGGCAGCAGCaccgggagcagcagcagcgaggccggccccgcggcggcggaggggctgGTGCTGAGCGAGCCGGCGGCGCCCGTGTACGCgtgggggctgcgcggcgccccggcggcggcggcggcggcgcggctgcgggcgcggggcgcggcgctggcggcggcgcggcgcggggggctgctcACCTTCCACGGGCCCGGGCAGCTGCTCGCCTTCCCCGTGCTCgacctgcgccgccgccgcctgccgctgCGCGCCTACGTGGCGGCGCTGGAGCGCGCCGCGCTGGGCCTCTGCCGCCGCctgggcctcgccgccgcccgcgccctgccgccgccctaCACCGGCGTCTGGCTCGGCGACTGCAAGCTCTGCGCCATCG gggtgCACTGCGGCAACTACATCACGTCGCACGGGCTGGCGCTCAACTGCTGCACGGACCTGACGTGGTTCGAGCACATCGTGCCCTGCGGCCTGGAGGGCAAAGGCGTCACGTCGCTGAGCCGCGAGCTGGGCAGGCACGTGGCCGTCGCCGACGTCCTCGAGCCCTTTCTCGACTCCTTCCAGGAGGTCTTCGATTGCACCCTGGTCTTCGCCGAGGAGCCGGCGCTCTAG